A stretch of Arachis hypogaea cultivar Tifrunner chromosome 15, arahy.Tifrunner.gnm2.J5K5, whole genome shotgun sequence DNA encodes these proteins:
- the LOC112750960 gene encoding surfeit locus protein 1 → MASTARTLAHLRRSTAAATSSRGSYAYFLISKPFTSAAASATSSDSDQTLSSSSGSNGKGSRWLLFLPGAITFGLGTWQIFRRQDKIKLLEYREKRLEMEPLQFRSYPSTQELDTLEFRKVVCKGVFDDKKSIFVGPRSRSISGVTENGYYVITPLMPVENHPDSVTFPILVNRGWVPRSWKDKFVEATLDEKFPNAVPSPSQDDGTTSRRRFWSKKPIVAEDHTPSVTLKEVVGIVRGSEKPSIFVPANDPESSQWFYVDVPAIARACGLPENTIYIEDANENVNPSNPYPIPKDVNTLIRSSVMPQDHLNYTLTWYSLSAAVTFMAFKRLRPRKKQR, encoded by the exons ATGGCTTCCACCGCCAGAACGCTAGCACACCTCCGTCGTAGCACCGCTGCCGCCACTAGTAGCAGAGGGAGCTACGCTTACTTCCTCATATCTAAGCCGTTTACTTCCGCCGCCGCTTCCGCTACATCATCTGATTCCGACCAAACACTCTCTTCCTCTTCGGGATCAAACG gaAAAGGATCTAGATGGTTGCTGTTTCTACCTGGAGCAATCACTTTTGGCCTTGGGACTTGGCAGATTTTTAGGAGACAAGATAAG ATTAAATTGTTGGAATATAGAGAGAAGAGGCTGGAAATGGAACCTTTACAATTCCGCAGTTATCCTTCAACTCAGGAATTGGACACTCTGGAATTTAGGAAGGTGGTATGCAAAGGAGTTTTTGATGATAAAAAATCAATCTTTGTAGGACCCCGCTCAAGAAGCATTTCAGGAGTTACTGAAAATGGCTACTATGTTATAACACCTCTTATGCCAGTTGAGAATCATCCAGACAG TGTCACTTTTCCCATTCTTGTTAACAGAGGATGGGTTCCTCGTAGTTGGAAAGACAAATTTGTAGAGGCTACACTAGATGAAAAGTTCCCGAATGCAGTTCCTTCTCCTTCACAGGATGATGGAACTACATCTCGGAGGAGGTTTTGGTCTAAAAAGCCCATCGTTGCGGAG GATCACACCCCTTCTGTTACACTGAAAGAAGTAGTTGGCATAGTTCGTGGAAGTGAAAAACCAAGCATATTTGTCCCGGCAAATGATCCTGAATCTTCCCAGTGGTTCTATGTCGATGTTCCTGCCATTGCGCGTGCTTGTGGTCTTCCTGAAAATACTATCTATATTGAAGATGCTAATGAAAATGTGAATCCAAGTAATCCTTACCCTATTCCCAAGGATGTCAATACCTTAATTCGAAGTTCAGTAATGCCTCAAGACCACCTGAACTACACATTGACATG GTATTCTCTTTCTGCAGCAGTTACTTTTATGGCCTTTAAGAGGCTCAGACCAAGAAAAAAGCAAAGATAG
- the LOC112750961 gene encoding ras-related protein RABA6a yields MADTFDEQCDYLFKAVLVGDSGVGKSNLLSRFAKDEFLLDSKPTIGVEFAYRNIRVKDKLIKAQIWDTAGQERFRAITSSYYRGALGAILVYDITRKSTFGNVKKWLHELREFGGEEMVVVLVGNKSDLVQSREVEKEEAKGLAETERLCFMETSAMQNLNVEQAFLQMITKIHDITSQKMLEAKKENGTTLRISGRKEIHVTDEVTATKQASCCSR; encoded by the exons ATGGCTGATACATTTGATGAACAGTGTGATTATCTATTCAAAGCAGTTCTAGTTGGGGACTCTGGAGTTGGGAAATCAAACTTGTTATCAAGATTTGCAAAAGATGAATTCCTTTTAGATTCCAAACCCACCATAGGTGTGGAATTTGCTTACAGGAACATAAGGGTCAAAGACAAACTCATCAAAGCACAGATTTGGGACACTGCTGGCCAAGAAAG ATTTAGAGCTATCACAAGTTCATACTACAGAGGAGCCTTGGGAGCAATACTAGTCTATGACATAACCAGAAAATCGACTTTCGGAAACGTGAAGAAATGGTTGCATGAGCTAAGAGAGTTTGGAGGTGAAGAAATGGTGGTCGTTCTGGTCGGAAACAAATCTGATTTGGTTCAGTCAAGGGAAGTTGAGAAGGAAGAAGCGAAAGGGCTTGCGGAAACAGAAAGGTTATGCTTCATGGAAACATCTGCTATGCAGAACCTGAATGTTGAGCAAGCATTCTTGCAAATGATAACTAAGATCCATGACATCACAAGCCAGAAAAtgttggaggccaagaaagagaATGGCACAACATTGAGGATTTCAGGTAGGAAGGAAATTCATGTAACTGATGAAGTCACTGCTACTAAACAAGCTAGTTGTTGTTCAAGATGA